A genomic region of Sphingobium sp. HWE2-09 contains the following coding sequences:
- the vapC gene encoding type II toxin-antitoxin system VapC family toxin, with translation MILVDSSVWIDYFRGKETPQTDRLDALLESEPLAIGDLILAEILQGFSSERDAERALALLGALEPVNIGGQAIAVLAARHYRILRGRGITVRKTIDTLIATRCIHDGMALLYSDRDFDPFVEWLGLERVG, from the coding sequence ATGATCCTGGTCGATAGTAGCGTCTGGATCGACTATTTTCGCGGGAAGGAAACGCCACAGACCGACCGGCTCGACGCGCTGCTGGAGTCAGAGCCGCTGGCAATCGGCGACCTCATCCTGGCGGAGATATTGCAGGGCTTTTCGAGCGAGCGGGACGCGGAGCGGGCGCTGGCGTTGCTGGGTGCGCTGGAGCCGGTCAATATCGGTGGGCAGGCGATCGCCGTGCTGGCGGCGCGGCATTATCGAATTTTGCGGGGGCGGGGGATCACGGTGCGCAAGACGATCGACACGCTGATCGCGACGCGGTGCATCCATGACGGAATGGCGCTGCTGTATAGCGACCGGGATTTCGATCCGTTTGTTGAGTGGTTGGGGTTGGAGAGGGTGGGGTGA
- a CDS encoding type II toxin-antitoxin system RelE/ParE family toxin has protein sequence MPHVIWRAKAREDVRNIIDYIADRNPTAALGHVDLFEQAAERLADHPYMHRAGRVPDTREAVVAPNYILVYRVGAHVIEIVSVKHTRQQYP, from the coding sequence ATGCCGCACGTCATCTGGCGTGCGAAAGCGCGGGAAGACGTGCGCAATATCATCGACTATATTGCCGACCGCAATCCCACCGCCGCGCTTGGTCACGTCGATCTGTTCGAACAGGCTGCCGAACGACTAGCTGACCACCCCTACATGCATCGCGCCGGGCGTGTCCCCGACACACGCGAAGCGGTCGTCGCGCCCAATTATATCCTCGTCTATCGGGTCGGCGCACATGTCATCGAAATAGTTTCGGTCAAGCACACCCGCCAACAATATCCCTGA
- a CDS encoding ribbon-helix-helix domain-containing protein, protein MRFLADIPDDDVKWLDQLAREQGKSRAAVLREAVRDYRADAESATSKKWLDIGFGAWKDSVDIGDAVEWQRRERASTTRPWDDDYEDTKAEFPDLFDAEDDRQRQIYLDMVAGKYPDAKQPVSR, encoded by the coding sequence ATGCGTTTCCTGGCCGATATTCCCGACGACGACGTCAAATGGCTCGACCAGTTGGCACGCGAGCAGGGCAAGTCGCGCGCGGCGGTGTTGCGGGAGGCGGTGCGGGATTATCGTGCCGACGCGGAGTCCGCCACCAGCAAAAAATGGCTGGATATCGGCTTTGGCGCATGGAAAGACAGCGTCGATATCGGCGATGCGGTCGAATGGCAGCGGCGCGAGCGCGCATCGACGACCCGGCCGTGGGACGATGATTATGAGGACACCAAGGCGGAGTTTCCCGACCTGTTCGATGCGGAGGATGATCGCCAGCGCCAGATTTATCTGGATATGGTGGCGGGCAAATATCCCGATGCCAAGCAGCCTGTGTCCCGGTGA
- a CDS encoding HAD family hydrolase, with protein sequence MSSIPFDIVGFDLDGTLIDTSGDLAAAVNYAIGTIDRPPFPTASIHPFVGKGAKIMLARALDASGGYTADTLDALLPILLDYYEQNLAIHSVPYPGLLDAMDALTAAGVKLAICTNKAERFTLPLMRQIGLSDRFAAIVGGDTVGVAKPDPAPIHEMIARAGGGRTIFIGDTINDIAGARNAGIPSIAVSFGFLDGPVDNLDADAVIDHFDDLLPLLQSWRP encoded by the coding sequence ATGAGCAGCATCCCCTTCGATATCGTCGGCTTCGACCTGGACGGCACATTGATCGACACCAGCGGGGATCTCGCCGCCGCGGTCAATTACGCCATCGGCACGATCGACCGCCCGCCCTTCCCGACCGCATCGATCCACCCCTTCGTCGGCAAGGGCGCAAAGATCATGCTGGCCCGGGCGCTCGACGCATCGGGCGGCTATACCGCCGACACGCTGGACGCCCTGCTCCCCATCCTGCTCGACTATTATGAGCAGAATCTCGCCATTCATTCGGTCCCCTATCCCGGCCTGCTCGATGCCATGGACGCCCTCACCGCAGCAGGCGTCAAACTCGCCATCTGCACCAACAAGGCGGAACGCTTCACCCTCCCCCTGATGCGCCAGATCGGCCTGTCGGATCGCTTCGCCGCCATCGTGGGCGGCGATACGGTCGGCGTCGCCAAGCCCGATCCCGCCCCGATCCACGAAATGATCGCGCGCGCAGGCGGCGGCCGCACCATCTTCATCGGCGACACGATCAACGACATAGCGGGCGCGCGCAACGCAGGCATCCCCAGCATCGCCGTCAGTTTCGGCTTCCTCGACGGCCCGGTGGACAATCTGGATGCCGACGCCGTCATCGACCATTTCGATGACCTGCTCCCACTGCTGCAAAGCTGGCGCCCATGA
- a CDS encoding DUF4747 family protein, whose product MANRFKAEVAGLNLRLHPHSPARYRELWKAAFSRKKIIKMRGDRSGLITVLSKISDDALYINGVLSTFLEIDWDGTWLDTNTLAEADDTEVAKISVPDNLRPNAMNFYFRFDVKNHEIIFEHYGSGHRLTINSALNFFSNLFRDSKIKKQFGDVKITIIQSKGSIEKIFSIARITNIEVYIERPNSDLWDGDFEELAEEHLEDKNARSMTVIYKSEPGRGIERDEDLNALVRTSIRNGRTIAKGYGVNGHETITTDEFPKIMQGKFDPEFASDSTAFQHLADQFRRKQ is encoded by the coding sequence ATGGCTAATCGATTTAAAGCGGAAGTGGCGGGCCTAAATCTTCGGCTTCATCCACATTCGCCAGCACGTTACAGAGAACTTTGGAAGGCGGCCTTTTCACGTAAAAAAATCATAAAAATGCGGGGTGATCGGTCGGGACTAATCACAGTTTTATCCAAGATTTCCGATGACGCTTTATATATAAATGGTGTTTTATCGACATTCTTGGAAATTGACTGGGATGGAACTTGGCTCGATACCAATACTCTCGCAGAAGCAGATGATACTGAGGTCGCAAAAATTTCGGTTCCAGATAACCTACGCCCTAATGCGATGAATTTTTATTTCAGATTTGATGTTAAGAATCACGAAATTATATTCGAACATTACGGAAGTGGCCATAGACTTACTATAAATTCTGCCTTGAACTTCTTCTCAAATTTATTTCGAGATTCCAAAATAAAGAAGCAATTTGGCGATGTGAAAATTACCATAATTCAGAGCAAGGGCAGTATAGAAAAAATCTTTTCCATTGCTCGCATAACGAACATCGAGGTTTATATTGAACGTCCCAATTCTGACCTATGGGATGGAGATTTCGAGGAGTTAGCAGAAGAACATCTGGAAGACAAAAATGCTCGTAGTATGACAGTTATTTATAAATCTGAGCCTGGTCGTGGGATTGAGCGAGATGAAGATCTAAATGCCTTGGTGCGGACAAGCATAAGAAATGGTCGCACAATAGCCAAAGGTTACGGTGTGAATGGCCATGAAACCATTACAACCGACGAATTTCCAAAAATAATGCAAGGAAAATTTGATCCTGAATTTGCTAGCGACAGCACTGCATTTCAACATCTTGCTGATCAGTTCCGAAGAAAACAATGA
- a CDS encoding helix-turn-helix domain-containing protein, producing MTTQEQSDIATLTEREKQTLRLMVRGHDAKSIARDLGLSVHTINERLRDARRKLAVSSSREAARLLLDAEAGSDPHYLGDKQIGEDHSIEGVNEGSAPIDGAGRTDSRSRIIIGATLMTLSLGLLALAMMPNATTPAPSSSAMTQTADPAVVDAARQFLMLVDQGRWDDSYNATGAAFRKLNTAKVWADMSEKVRPPLGAVQSRTLLSQQDLPAPPSGYQVVKFRTDFANKAQAIETVSLEREGGAWRVVGVTIE from the coding sequence ATGACCACACAGGAACAGTCCGACATCGCCACGCTGACCGAGCGAGAGAAGCAGACGCTGCGTCTCATGGTCCGGGGTCATGATGCCAAATCCATCGCCCGCGACCTTGGTCTGTCGGTGCACACGATCAACGAACGGCTGCGCGACGCGCGGCGCAAGCTGGCGGTGTCGAGCAGCCGGGAGGCCGCCCGCCTGTTGCTGGATGCAGAGGCCGGCTCAGACCCTCATTATCTGGGGGACAAACAAATCGGGGAAGATCATTCGATCGAAGGCGTGAATGAGGGATCGGCGCCGATCGACGGCGCCGGGCGGACCGACAGCCGCTCGCGGATCATCATAGGAGCCACCCTCATGACATTGTCCCTTGGCCTGCTGGCACTTGCCATGATGCCCAACGCCACAACGCCCGCACCATCGTCCTCCGCCATGACGCAGACAGCGGACCCTGCCGTCGTGGACGCCGCCCGTCAGTTCCTCATGCTTGTCGATCAGGGCCGCTGGGATGACAGTTACAACGCGACCGGCGCCGCCTTCCGCAAACTCAACACGGCGAAAGTCTGGGCGGACATGTCGGAGAAGGTTCGACCGCCATTGGGCGCTGTGCAGTCCCGCACCCTGCTCAGCCAGCAGGATCTGCCCGCGCCACCTTCAGGCTATCAGGTCGTCAAATTCCGCACCGACTTCGCCAACAAGGCGCAGGCCATAGAAACCGTGTCGCTCGAACGCGAAGGCGGGGCGTGGCGGGTAGTCGGCGTCACGATCGAATGA
- a CDS encoding metallophosphoesterase: protein MGRKILWALLGLVLLAGGFVFWLFLNASAMPVVRRAEVVLPFPVGAARDPVTVALLTDTHLSGPDNSPARLVRIVTQINGLKPDLILLGGDYIGDDKGGAIYDARASIAPFARLRAPLGVVAVLGNHDSRSKRNRRALSGPDWRAAFARIGVTLLQDGAVRRGPLAIGGVKDIYTRRIDLPATLAAMDRLGGARVLLSHGPDVFPLLPDVASLTLVGHTHCGQVALPFLGVVYVPSKYGTRYACGVYRDGNRTMIVSGGVGTSSAPFRLLAPPDIWLVTIRPR, encoded by the coding sequence ATAGGACGCAAAATTCTTTGGGCGCTGTTGGGGCTGGTTCTGCTGGCGGGCGGGTTTGTCTTCTGGCTGTTCCTGAACGCCAGCGCCATGCCGGTCGTGCGGCGGGCGGAGGTCGTGCTGCCCTTTCCCGTGGGCGCGGCGCGTGATCCGGTGACGGTTGCGCTGTTGACCGATACGCATCTGTCGGGACCGGACAATAGTCCGGCGCGGCTGGTGCGGATCGTGACGCAGATCAACGGGTTGAAGCCCGACCTTATCCTGCTGGGCGGCGATTATATCGGCGATGACAAGGGCGGGGCCATCTATGATGCGCGGGCGAGCATTGCGCCGTTCGCAAGGCTGCGCGCGCCGTTGGGCGTGGTGGCGGTGCTGGGCAATCATGATAGCCGCAGCAAGCGCAACCGCCGGGCGCTGAGCGGGCCGGATTGGCGCGCGGCGTTCGCGCGGATCGGCGTGACGCTGTTGCAGGATGGCGCGGTGCGGCGCGGGCCGCTGGCGATCGGCGGGGTGAAGGATATCTATACCCGGCGGATCGACCTGCCCGCTACGCTGGCGGCGATGGACCGGCTGGGCGGCGCGCGGGTGCTGCTGTCGCATGGGCCGGATGTGTTTCCGCTCCTGCCCGATGTCGCGTCGCTGACGCTGGTGGGGCATACGCATTGCGGGCAGGTCGCCCTGCCGTTCCTGGGGGTCGTCTATGTGCCGTCGAAATATGGCACGCGCTATGCGTGCGGCGTCTATCGCGACGGCAATCGGACGATGATCGTGTCGGGCGGGGTGGGGACGAGCAGCGCGCCGTTCCGGCTGCTGGCGCCGCCCGATATCTGGCTCGTGACGATCAGGCCGCGATGA
- a CDS encoding cold-shock protein produces MSIVGTVKFFNADKGYGFIAPDDGSPDAFVHITAVERAGLATLREKDRVSYDLEQDRRGKMAAVNIAHAE; encoded by the coding sequence ATGAGCATCGTCGGAACCGTCAAATTCTTCAACGCCGACAAGGGCTATGGCTTCATCGCTCCCGATGATGGCAGCCCGGACGCGTTCGTTCACATCACCGCCGTCGAGCGCGCTGGCCTCGCCACGCTGCGCGAAAAGGACCGCGTCTCCTATGATCTGGAGCAGGACCGTCGTGGCAAGATGGCCGCTGTGAACATCGCGCACGCCGAATAA
- a CDS encoding type II toxin-antitoxin system VapB family antitoxin, which yields MRTNIVIDDGLIADAMRASGARTKREAVEMGLKTLLRLSRQAELRELRGAIDWQGDLDAMRRD from the coding sequence ATGCGCACCAATATCGTGATCGATGACGGACTGATCGCCGACGCCATGCGGGCCAGCGGCGCGCGGACCAAGCGGGAGGCGGTGGAGATGGGGTTGAAGACCCTGTTGCGGCTGTCGCGCCAGGCGGAGTTGCGGGAGCTGCGCGGGGCGATCGATTGGCAGGGTGATCTGGATGCGATGCGGCGGGATTGA
- a CDS encoding PIN domain-containing protein — MSGFSFDSNIIIDALAGFVPARMEIDRATDYGARAWISRAVWIEVMSKGAGDGLWRAETLLSGFGVDEIDAEVGRRAAALRRERGRLKAMDAIILATAQLRGRVLVTRNTKDFPAEMPGIRVPYIL; from the coding sequence GTGAGCGGCTTCAGCTTCGATTCCAATATCATCATCGACGCATTGGCGGGCTTTGTCCCGGCCCGTATGGAGATCGACCGCGCGACCGACTATGGCGCGCGGGCCTGGATCAGCCGGGCGGTGTGGATCGAAGTCATGTCCAAGGGCGCGGGCGACGGGCTGTGGCGGGCCGAAACTTTGCTCTCCGGGTTCGGGGTTGACGAGATCGACGCGGAAGTAGGGCGGCGCGCGGCGGCCTTGCGCCGCGAACGGGGGCGGCTCAAGGCGATGGACGCCATCATCCTGGCAACCGCGCAATTGCGCGGCCGCGTGTTGGTGACACGAAATACAAAGGATTTCCCGGCAGAGATGCCGGGCATCCGCGTTCCTTATATCCTGTGA
- a CDS encoding enoyl-CoA hydratase/isomerase family protein has translation MTLRLETDGPVARLLIDRPDRRNAMTQAMWEALPHLVGQAMTNDAVRVLILTSATPGLFCAGADIHEFAEQSAAPDWRVANQAAIRASQYALAHAEKPVIAAIDGDCIGGGCGLAIACDLRIAAPNARLGITPAKLGIVYSLFDTKLLVDLVGPARAKRILFTAALHDADDALAIGLIDDIAPDPRAAAETLARTIAANAQHSIRASKAIVRRILDGQPDDDATTLALFRDAFTLPDFTEGVTAFRERRRPNF, from the coding sequence ATGACCCTGCGGCTGGAGACAGACGGCCCGGTCGCCCGCCTGCTGATCGACCGGCCCGACCGCCGCAACGCCATGACCCAGGCGATGTGGGAAGCGCTCCCCCATCTCGTCGGTCAGGCGATGACGAACGATGCGGTGCGCGTCCTCATTCTCACCTCCGCCACCCCCGGCCTGTTCTGCGCCGGGGCCGACATCCATGAATTTGCCGAACAATCCGCCGCCCCCGACTGGCGCGTCGCCAATCAGGCCGCGATCCGCGCCAGCCAATATGCGCTCGCCCATGCGGAAAAGCCGGTCATTGCCGCGATCGACGGCGATTGCATCGGCGGCGGCTGCGGCCTCGCCATCGCCTGCGACCTGCGCATCGCCGCGCCCAACGCGCGCCTGGGCATCACGCCCGCCAAGCTCGGCATCGTCTATTCGCTGTTCGACACGAAATTGCTGGTCGACCTGGTCGGCCCCGCCCGCGCCAAGCGCATCCTCTTCACCGCCGCCCTGCACGACGCGGACGACGCGCTCGCCATCGGCCTCATCGACGACATCGCCCCAGATCCCCGCGCCGCCGCAGAGACGCTCGCCCGCACCATCGCCGCCAATGCGCAACACAGCATCCGCGCGTCCAAGGCCATCGTCCGCCGCATCCTCGACGGCCAGCCGGACGACGACGCCACCACCCTCGCCCTGTTCCGCGACGCCTTCACCCTCCCCGACTTCACCGAAGGCGTCACCGCCTTCCGCGAAAGACGCCGCCCGAATTTTTAA
- a CDS encoding UrcA family protein — MFVSNPFIAAVASVTLLASAGVASAQDFQSNGRTREVYHGDLDLSKPADQAQLRRRIASAASRVCASVNLSAAAACKAQALAHVETPVNAAIARAETGERYADAGKGVPAVVGH; from the coding sequence ATGTTCGTTTCTAACCCATTTATCGCCGCCGTCGCGTCCGTCACCCTGCTGGCCAGCGCCGGCGTGGCGTCGGCGCAGGATTTCCAGTCCAATGGCCGCACCCGAGAGGTGTATCATGGCGATCTGGACCTTTCGAAGCCCGCCGATCAGGCGCAGTTGCGCCGCCGCATCGCCAGCGCGGCGAGCCGGGTCTGCGCTTCGGTGAACCTGTCGGCAGCGGCGGCGTGCAAGGCGCAGGCGCTGGCGCATGTGGAGACGCCGGTGAATGCGGCGATCGCGCGGGCCGAAACCGGGGAGCGCTATGCCGATGCGGGTAAGGGCGTGCCGGCGGTCGTGGGGCATTGA
- the relB gene encoding type II toxin-antitoxin system RelB family antitoxin, with amino-acid sequence MTKLTPIESEFATTEEAETYDAWFRAEVEASLADPRPSIPHDQVMAELRALIETKKAKRA; translated from the coding sequence ATGACCAAACTCACCCCCATCGAGTCTGAATTTGCGACGACCGAGGAAGCGGAAACCTACGACGCCTGGTTCCGCGCGGAGGTCGAGGCATCCTTGGCGGACCCGCGCCCGTCCATCCCGCACGATCAGGTGATGGCTGAACTACGCGCCCTCATCGAAACCAAGAAAGCCAAGCGGGCCTAA
- a CDS encoding sulfatase-like hydrolase/transferase — protein MLGLIAGGVVGSMVGAGRSDAAPAPGYGAGVGGSRPNLILYFIDECRADALGTYGNPICKTPNFDMLASQGTRFADCHVQFPVCGASRCSLLTGLPPSETGHRSLYYFIRRDEPNLFRYLKDSGYDTYWFGKNDAYAPESFPLSLTEWHDMPMRMPRSKEGGGKPPWLTGEPLTMRFEASIDRRETTDYILLQKAIEILDRREKDKPFCMFLPLLQPHPPYVAPDGFDTMYRPMDLPPLAPPGLAGKPSYHEAIRKAYHLDKATDLDFRKVRATYYGQVSYADWLLGQMMEALERTGHAKDTVLVAGSDHGDYAGDYGLVEKWPSGLETCLTQVPLIARMPGGAAGHVVHEMVELYDIMATFLELGQVQPKHSFFARSLVPQLKGAKGDANRAAYTESGYDTFEPQAFEPPLPGKPGLYSAKHDIQNEQPQTVTRAASVATPDYKFIARPGGQSELYDRRKDPMETRNLIDSKSHAKVREAMQVRLMNRYISTTGVPPMDRDPRETPEFNLMTEFSAEQKQQGIDILDK, from the coding sequence ATGTTGGGCCTGATTGCCGGTGGCGTTGTGGGGTCCATGGTCGGCGCCGGACGATCGGACGCCGCGCCCGCGCCCGGCTACGGCGCAGGGGTGGGCGGCAGTCGCCCCAATCTGATCCTCTATTTCATCGACGAATGTCGCGCGGATGCGCTGGGCACCTATGGCAACCCGATCTGCAAGACGCCCAATTTCGACATGCTGGCGAGCCAGGGCACCCGCTTTGCCGATTGCCACGTACAGTTCCCCGTATGTGGCGCATCGCGATGCAGTTTGCTGACCGGGCTTCCGCCGTCCGAAACCGGCCATCGCAGCCTCTATTATTTCATCCGGCGCGATGAACCCAATCTGTTCCGTTACCTCAAGGACAGTGGTTATGACACCTATTGGTTCGGCAAGAACGATGCCTATGCGCCGGAAAGTTTCCCGCTGAGCCTGACCGAGTGGCACGATATGCCCATGCGTATGCCGCGATCGAAAGAGGGCGGCGGAAAGCCGCCATGGTTGACGGGCGAACCGCTGACCATGCGGTTCGAAGCGTCGATCGATCGGCGCGAGACGACCGACTATATCCTGTTGCAGAAGGCCATCGAGATCCTGGATCGGCGGGAGAAGGACAAGCCGTTCTGCATGTTCCTGCCCCTGCTTCAGCCGCATCCGCCCTATGTCGCGCCCGACGGTTTCGACACCATGTACCGGCCGATGGACCTGCCGCCGCTGGCGCCCCCCGGCTTGGCGGGAAAGCCATCCTATCATGAGGCGATCCGCAAGGCCTATCATCTGGACAAGGCCACCGACCTGGATTTCCGCAAGGTACGGGCGACCTATTATGGGCAGGTCAGCTATGCCGACTGGTTGCTGGGGCAGATGATGGAAGCGCTGGAACGGACCGGTCACGCCAAGGACACGGTGCTGGTAGCCGGGTCCGATCATGGCGATTATGCGGGCGATTACGGGTTGGTGGAAAAATGGCCGAGCGGTCTGGAAACCTGCCTGACCCAAGTGCCGCTGATCGCGCGGATGCCCGGCGGGGCCGCCGGGCATGTCGTGCATGAGATGGTCGAACTCTATGATATCATGGCGACGTTTCTGGAACTGGGGCAGGTGCAGCCCAAGCACAGCTTCTTCGCGCGCAGTCTGGTCCCGCAATTGAAGGGGGCCAAGGGCGACGCCAATCGCGCCGCCTATACCGAAAGCGGATATGACACCTTCGAACCCCAGGCGTTCGAACCGCCATTGCCGGGCAAGCCGGGTCTGTATTCGGCCAAGCATGATATTCAGAATGAACAGCCGCAGACGGTGACGCGCGCGGCCAGCGTCGCCACGCCCGACTATAAATTCATCGCGCGTCCCGGCGGACAATCGGAACTATACGATCGGCGGAAAGATCCGATGGAAACGCGCAACCTGATCGACAGCAAAAGTCACGCCAAGGTCAGGGAAGCGATGCAGGTGCGGTTGATGAACAGATATATTTCCACGACCGGCGTGCCACCGATGGATCGCGACCCCCGGGAAACGCCGGAGTTCAATCTGATGACCGAGTTCAGCGCGGAGCAGAAACAGCAGGGCATCGATATTCTGGATAAGTAA
- the glmU gene encoding bifunctional UDP-N-acetylglucosamine diphosphorylase/glucosamine-1-phosphate N-acetyltransferase GlmU, with the protein MTHPVSRPLAVIILAAGQGTRMKSGLHKVLHPVAGRPMLLHLLASVGALSPERQVVVVGAGREQVEAAVAGTGAVIAVQGEQLGTGHAVAQAHDALAGFAGDVLILYGDVPLVSAGTMRAMLDRLSRGDEPRAVVLGFRPDDAAAYGRIISDGQGIITKMVEYKDASEAERAVTLCNSGLMAVRSTDLFVLLDQIGNQNAAGEYYLPDIVMLPGGTSAVIETDAWEVAGVNSRIELAGVEAMWQARRRTEAMRDGVTLVAPETVFFAYDTVLGRDVVVEPNVVFGPGVTIADDVTIHAFSHLEGSSVESGAQIGPYARLRPGADIGAKAKVGNFVEIKKARLDEGAKVNHLSYIGDASIGAGANIGAGTITCNYDGFLKYRTEIGAGAFIGSNSALVAPVTIGAGAIVAAGSVVTQPVEDDALCLVRPPQVGKPGWAAGFRTRMAARKASK; encoded by the coding sequence GTGACTCATCCCGTCTCTCGCCCCCTGGCCGTCATCATCCTTGCCGCCGGGCAGGGCACGCGGATGAAGTCGGGGCTGCACAAGGTTTTGCACCCGGTCGCGGGGCGGCCGATGCTGCTGCATTTGTTGGCGAGCGTGGGGGCGTTGTCGCCGGAGCGGCAGGTGGTGGTCGTGGGCGCGGGGCGCGAGCAGGTCGAGGCGGCGGTGGCCGGGACCGGCGCGGTGATCGCGGTGCAGGGCGAGCAGCTGGGCACCGGTCATGCGGTGGCCCAGGCGCATGACGCGCTGGCGGGGTTCGCGGGCGATGTGCTGATTCTTTATGGCGACGTGCCGCTGGTGAGCGCGGGGACGATGCGCGCGATGCTCGATCGCCTCAGCCGGGGCGACGAGCCGCGCGCGGTGGTGCTGGGCTTCCGCCCGGACGACGCGGCGGCCTATGGCCGGATCATCTCCGACGGGCAGGGCATCATCACAAAGATGGTGGAATATAAGGACGCCAGCGAGGCAGAGCGGGCGGTGACTTTGTGCAACAGCGGGTTAATGGCGGTGCGATCCACGGACCTGTTTGTGCTGCTGGACCAGATCGGCAACCAGAATGCGGCGGGGGAATATTATCTGCCCGACATCGTCATGCTGCCGGGTGGAACGAGCGCGGTGATCGAGACGGATGCGTGGGAAGTGGCGGGGGTCAACAGCCGGATCGAACTGGCCGGTGTCGAGGCGATGTGGCAGGCGCGGCGGCGGACGGAGGCGATGCGCGATGGCGTGACGCTGGTGGCGCCCGAGACGGTGTTCTTTGCCTATGACACGGTGCTGGGCCGCGATGTGGTGGTGGAGCCGAATGTCGTGTTCGGGCCGGGCGTTACGATCGCGGACGATGTGACGATCCATGCTTTTTCCCATCTGGAGGGGTCGAGCGTCGAGAGCGGGGCGCAGATCGGTCCCTATGCGCGTTTGCGGCCGGGGGCGGATATCGGGGCGAAGGCCAAGGTCGGCAATTTCGTGGAGATCAAGAAGGCGCGGCTGGACGAGGGGGCGAAGGTCAACCACCTGTCCTATATTGGCGACGCCAGCATCGGGGCGGGGGCCAATATCGGCGCGGGGACGATCACCTGCAATTATGATGGGTTCTTGAAATATCGGACGGAGATCGGGGCGGGGGCGTTTATCGGGTCGAACAGTGCCTTGGTCGCCCCGGTGACGATCGGCGCGGGGGCGATCGTGGCGGCGGGGAGCGTGGTGACGCAGCCGGTGGAAGACGATGCGCTGTGTCTGGTGCGGCCGCCGCAGGTTGGCAAGCCGGGTTGGGCTGCTGGGTTTCGGACGCGGATGGCGGCGCGGAAAGCGAGTAAGTGA